A single uncultured Methanolobus sp. DNA region contains:
- the cobN gene encoding cobaltochelatase subunit CobN, with product MQEKRIITLFISVLLLLSLTTTVLAEENDYCLVSNTTSDADGNFVFENLPDGNYTLVAVNWSSQKNVWYTASRNIIITGSDLTDQNLKVNSTAGIDQDFIFSLLNRSSISGITYVMNYDHPTESTIVLLDNQTKELIANTSSDPAGYYSFYDIPDGDYDVVAVNYSTNKSKWYRGLVNITLTGSDLTDQDIKVSSSTDIDENFILGLLNRSSISGITYVMNYDHPTESTVVLLDNETKKLIANTSSDSAGYYSFYDIPDGDYDVVAVNYSTNKSKWYRGLVNITLTGSDLTDQDIKVSSSTDIDENFILGLLNRSSVSGMTYVMKMEYPRESTVVLLQTKTSTGFVELPGVSDDEQDAGDESENDNVTSESSGTSYAYEYFLSLTTDELGEFVFDNLPYGEYRISAVNWSTAMGGMWLTNVTDVTVEEGLPVDVGNLSMRSNADVDQDAILSMKNVTSISGKTIGKKGDTKISDVVLTNQFGEYIANVTSNNEGNFLFEGIRNGIYTISAVNWSTSMGGMWLTNVTDVTVEYGLPVETGNLSMRSNADVDQDAILSLRNETYISGKTIGKKGDNKISDVVLTNHYGDFIASTIANAEGEFLFEGIRNGAYTVSAVNWSTAMSGMWLTNVTDVTVADGLPVETGNLSMRTNADVDQDVILSMMNATSISGKTIGKKGDDKISDVVLMRKRSVSISNEPHLNVSFVTGYSSYENELVALAERINSNSDLNINFSYYVTTNLPENIDLSNEDIIYIVMVTQSASILEDTVQDAVDNGALVIGQNTYLPESSYVIPDDFTDLSDFKDYLAKYWSGASSDENNFDNLIYYLAQEYYGREDLTVEEPTGLESAIYHPAMTTTPTEYFTNDADEYFNWYSSRTDGHAFNENAATVGITFYKSYYPDDMDPIDKLIEGFEDKGINVIACYGNADNYLDGYFNHSAETKVDVVVSFHYRGNYFDIEALGVPVMNAVLNGYMNTSEWIETSTPLPETNMLRIYGPETEGLIDPIMIGAKETITVDNSTVEKYIGHDEQIDWLIDRAIAQADLGTEDESDKKVVILYYNHGGGKDNIGASYLEVMPSIVNLLEGMADEGYDINSSLIPNKTELVDLITYQGRNVGTWAPGELEALVETGEVKLIPESTYLSWFNELPEERREEVVDMWGEAPGEIMVYTDDNGDKFIVIPKINISDNVILAPQPTRGWLQDSEVLYHDTELPPHHQYIAFYLWLQHEFDADVMVNMGRHGTVEWLPGKDFCLLSDEWPALMVGDIPVIYPYVMDGMGEGLQAKRRGNAIIIDHLIPPVVSAGLYGNYSSLSSDITAYQTLSTENDELKQSYLQSIVNLTLDLGLDEQVNMSLAEDDSTVDEFLEELDDILTELKSQSMPYGLHVLGEAPEGEALVGMVNSMLGDDFTDLVAVYNSSDDAPTDLLSLVLLDNMSTTDAQMQILGISEADEDIDSELNTSINYAELLGEADNEIQQVLSAMNGEYIRANLGGDPVLRSETLPSGSNFYAFDEQLIPTEEAWEQGTALVDAWLAEYYAENGEYPTKVGYILWAGESTRHQGVMESQLLYMMGIRPVWNADNGEVEDVEVIDSSELGRPRIDVLVQISGLYRDTFPMKVKLIDKAVRLAYEEAETDEYDNYVAQNTDVIQELLNETLQDGNLSLDVAQFRVFGPADGAYGTGMSNAVDSSETWNETSELAELYVSKMSYVYGENIWGQTIAEYIEQQTGRVVDIDNSVVFENNLNGTSAIFHSRSSSTYGSLDTDDFYQYMGGLYNAIKYITGNEVDTYVVNLQDLSDAEIQTLQTYLTNELYARYLNPSWIAGMQLSGFEGAREMAEFLENLWGWEALSPDLISDDVWDSVYSTYIDDAEVSDWLKENNPYAYQSMTARMLETGRKNGWEMSQDTLNNLIREYVESVVENGVTCCHHTCGNAMLDDFVQGNMQAAGVSLETQKAYKQMIFEATLREDDDLVQQQFDASSLKTADSSLNSVQRAMASGSSNQTTTSESGGAALNSAKPVDDAPKSTSDNYVEGYEMTQESVNNPDSTSSLSFSSSDIIASVFVVGTVGAIYLGFWRRRKF from the coding sequence ATGCAGGAAAAGAGGATAATAACATTGTTCATAAGTGTATTGTTGTTACTATCACTAACAACAACAGTATTGGCAGAAGAAAACGATTATTGTCTGGTCTCCAATACGACCAGTGATGCAGATGGTAATTTTGTATTTGAGAATTTGCCGGATGGAAATTACACATTGGTGGCAGTAAACTGGTCATCACAGAAAAATGTGTGGTATACTGCATCAAGAAACATAATTATTACAGGTAGCGATCTCACTGACCAGAACCTGAAGGTCAATAGTACTGCAGGTATCGACCAGGATTTTATTTTCTCATTGCTCAACAGGTCATCGATCTCCGGCATAACCTATGTGATGAATTACGATCATCCAACTGAGAGTACCATCGTACTTCTTGATAATCAGACAAAGGAACTTATAGCGAACACCAGTTCCGATCCTGCCGGTTATTATTCATTCTATGATATTCCTGATGGTGACTACGATGTAGTCGCAGTCAATTATTCCACAAACAAATCGAAATGGTACCGTGGACTTGTCAATATCACTCTCACAGGTTCAGACCTTACAGATCAGGACATAAAGGTCAGCAGTTCTACTGACATTGATGAAAACTTCATTCTGGGTCTGCTTAACAGATCATCGATATCCGGTATTACTTATGTGATGAATTATGATCACCCAACTGAGAGTACCGTAGTCCTTCTTGACAATGAAACAAAGAAGCTTATAGCAAACACCAGTTCCGATTCTGCCGGTTATTACTCTTTCTATGATATTCCTGATGGTGACTACGATGTAGTCGCAGTCAATTATTCCACAAATAAATCGAAATGGTACCGTGGACTTGTCAATATAACTCTCACAGGTTCTGACCTTACAGATCAGGATATAAAGGTCAGCAGTTCTACTGACATTGATGAGAACTTCATTCTGGGTCTGCTTAACAGATCATCAGTTTCCGGTATGACCTACGTCATGAAAATGGAGTATCCGCGTGAAAGTACTGTAGTTCTTTTGCAGACTAAAACCAGCACTGGTTTTGTAGAGTTACCAGGCGTTTCTGATGATGAGCAGGATGCCGGCGATGAGTCAGAGAACGACAACGTAACTTCTGAGTCTTCAGGCACAAGTTATGCTTATGAATACTTCCTCAGCCTGACTACAGATGAACTTGGTGAGTTTGTCTTTGATAATCTCCCATATGGTGAATACCGTATATCTGCTGTGAACTGGAGTACAGCGATGGGTGGTATGTGGCTTACCAACGTAACTGATGTCACAGTAGAGGAAGGTCTGCCGGTTGATGTCGGAAATCTTTCTATGAGAAGTAATGCCGATGTCGATCAGGATGCAATACTTTCTATGAAGAATGTGACTTCCATCTCAGGAAAGACCATTGGAAAGAAAGGTGATACTAAAATTTCCGATGTCGTGCTTACAAACCAGTTTGGAGAGTACATTGCCAATGTAACCAGTAATAATGAAGGCAACTTCCTGTTTGAAGGAATCAGAAATGGTATTTACACGATTTCTGCTGTTAACTGGAGCACATCGATGGGTGGTATGTGGCTTACCAACGTAACCGATGTCACAGTTGAATACGGTTTACCGGTTGAAACTGGCAACTTATCAATGAGAAGTAACGCTGATGTAGACCAGGATGCAATTCTTTCACTGAGAAATGAAACTTACATCTCAGGAAAAACAATTGGTAAGAAAGGCGACAACAAGATTTCTGATGTCGTACTCACAAACCATTATGGAGATTTCATAGCCAGTACCATTGCAAATGCTGAAGGTGAATTCCTTTTTGAAGGTATCAGAAATGGTGCATACACAGTATCTGCTGTGAACTGGAGTACAGCGATGAGTGGCATGTGGCTTACCAACGTAACTGATGTCACAGTGGCTGATGGCTTGCCGGTTGAAACTGGCAACTTATCAATGAGAACTAATGCCGATGTTGATCAGGATGTAATACTTTCCATGATGAATGCAACTTCTATCTCAGGAAAGACCATTGGCAAAAAGGGCGATGACAAGATCTCTGATGTAGTATTGATGAGAAAACGCTCGGTTTCTATTTCCAATGAACCTCATCTGAATGTTTCCTTCGTAACCGGTTATTCCTCATATGAAAACGAACTTGTAGCTCTGGCAGAAAGGATCAATTCTAACAGTGACCTGAACATCAATTTCAGCTATTATGTTACTACTAATCTTCCTGAAAACATCGACCTGAGTAACGAGGACATTATCTACATTGTAATGGTAACCCAGAGTGCATCCATTCTTGAAGATACAGTTCAGGATGCAGTCGATAACGGTGCACTGGTAATAGGTCAGAACACCTACTTACCGGAAAGCAGTTACGTGATACCTGATGATTTCACAGACCTTAGCGACTTTAAGGACTATCTTGCAAAATACTGGTCAGGTGCCTCATCAGATGAGAACAACTTTGACAACCTGATATACTATCTTGCTCAGGAGTATTACGGACGTGAAGATCTCACTGTTGAGGAACCAACAGGTCTTGAAAGTGCGATATATCACCCTGCAATGACAACAACTCCAACTGAATACTTCACAAACGATGCAGATGAGTATTTCAACTGGTATTCCAGCAGAACAGATGGTCATGCATTCAATGAGAATGCAGCTACAGTCGGAATCACATTCTACAAGTCATACTATCCGGATGACATGGATCCGATAGACAAGCTCATAGAGGGTTTTGAGGACAAGGGAATAAATGTAATTGCATGTTATGGAAATGCTGATAACTATCTGGACGGCTACTTTAACCACAGTGCTGAAACCAAGGTTGATGTCGTAGTTTCATTCCACTACCGTGGTAATTACTTCGACATAGAAGCACTCGGTGTTCCTGTAATGAATGCTGTTCTTAACGGTTACATGAACACAAGCGAATGGATAGAAACCAGTACACCTTTACCTGAAACCAACATGCTAAGGATCTATGGTCCGGAAACAGAAGGGCTTATCGATCCTATTATGATCGGTGCTAAGGAAACCATTACTGTTGACAACAGCACTGTTGAGAAATACATCGGTCACGATGAACAGATCGACTGGCTTATCGACCGTGCAATTGCACAGGCAGATCTTGGAACTGAGGATGAGTCTGACAAGAAAGTTGTCATTCTTTACTACAACCACGGTGGTGGAAAGGACAACATCGGAGCCTCATATCTTGAGGTCATGCCAAGTATTGTGAACCTGCTTGAAGGTATGGCAGACGAAGGTTATGACATAAACAGCAGTCTGATACCCAACAAGACCGAACTTGTAGATCTTATTACCTACCAGGGAAGGAATGTCGGTACATGGGCACCGGGAGAACTTGAAGCTCTGGTTGAAACCGGCGAAGTTAAGCTTATTCCTGAGAGCACATATCTTTCATGGTTCAATGAACTTCCAGAAGAGAGAAGGGAAGAAGTAGTTGACATGTGGGGAGAAGCTCCGGGTGAGATAATGGTCTACACTGATGACAATGGTGACAAGTTCATTGTTATCCCGAAGATCAATATCAGTGACAATGTAATCCTTGCTCCTCAGCCAACAAGAGGATGGTTGCAGGACAGTGAAGTGCTCTACCATGATACAGAACTCCCACCGCACCACCAGTACATAGCATTCTATCTCTGGCTGCAGCACGAGTTCGATGCTGATGTCATGGTGAACATGGGAAGACACGGAACAGTGGAATGGTTACCTGGAAAGGACTTCTGTCTGTTAAGTGACGAATGGCCTGCTCTTATGGTCGGCGACATACCTGTCATCTATCCATATGTTATGGATGGAATGGGCGAAGGTCTGCAGGCAAAGCGCAGAGGTAATGCCATCATAATCGATCACCTGATACCACCGGTAGTATCTGCCGGTCTTTACGGAAATTACAGCAGTCTTAGCAGTGACATAACTGCTTATCAGACGCTGAGCACTGAGAATGATGAACTGAAACAGTCATACCTTCAGAGTATCGTGAACCTGACACTTGATCTTGGACTTGATGAACAGGTCAACATGAGTCTTGCAGAGGACGATTCCACAGTTGATGAGTTCCTCGAAGAGCTGGATGATATACTCACTGAACTGAAGAGTCAGTCCATGCCTTATGGTCTTCACGTCCTTGGTGAAGCACCTGAAGGAGAAGCTCTTGTAGGAATGGTCAACTCAATGCTTGGAGATGATTTCACAGACCTTGTTGCAGTTTATAACAGTTCTGACGATGCGCCGACAGACCTGCTCTCACTGGTGCTTCTGGACAATATGTCCACAACGGATGCTCAGATGCAGATACTTGGAATTTCTGAAGCAGATGAGGATATAGATTCAGAGCTTAACACATCCATAAACTACGCAGAATTGCTTGGTGAAGCTGACAATGAAATTCAGCAGGTTCTGAGTGCAATGAACGGAGAATACATCCGTGCAAACCTTGGTGGTGACCCGGTACTTCGTTCTGAAACACTTCCATCAGGCAGCAATTTCTATGCTTTCGATGAGCAGCTCATACCCACCGAAGAGGCATGGGAGCAGGGCACGGCACTTGTTGATGCATGGCTTGCAGAGTATTATGCCGAAAACGGTGAGTATCCAACCAAGGTAGGATACATCCTCTGGGCAGGAGAATCCACACGCCATCAGGGTGTAATGGAATCACAGCTTCTCTACATGATGGGAATCAGACCTGTCTGGAATGCTGACAACGGTGAAGTCGAGGATGTTGAGGTGATCGATTCATCAGAACTCGGAAGACCACGTATCGATGTACTTGTACAGATATCCGGTCTTTACAGGGACACATTCCCGATGAAGGTCAAGCTCATCGATAAAGCAGTGAGACTTGCCTACGAAGAGGCAGAAACTGATGAATATGACAACTATGTGGCTCAGAACACCGATGTCATCCAGGAGCTTCTCAACGAGACACTACAGGACGGAAACCTTTCACTTGATGTTGCACAGTTCAGAGTATTCGGTCCTGCCGACGGTGCATACGGAACCGGAATGTCAAATGCAGTGGATTCCAGTGAAACATGGAATGAAACAAGCGAACTTGCAGAACTCTATGTAAGCAAGATGAGCTATGTCTACGGTGAAAATATCTGGGGACAGACCATAGCCGAGTATATCGAGCAGCAGACCGGTCGTGTAGTTGACATCGATAATTCAGTGGTCTTTGAGAACAACCTGAACGGAACCTCAGCAATATTCCACAGCAGGAGTTCCAGCACATATGGTTCTCTTGATACTGATGACTTCTACCAGTACATGGGTGGATTGTACAACGCTATCAAATACATCACAGGTAATGAGGTTGACACTTATGTTGTGAACCTGCAGGATCTCAGCGATGCAGAGATTCAGACACTTCAGACTTACCTTACAAACGAGCTTTATGCAAGATATCTTAATCCATCCTGGATAGCAGGTATGCAGCTTAGTGGTTTTGAGGGTGCTCGTGAAATGGCAGAGTTCCTTGAGAACCTCTGGGGATGGGAAGCGCTCAGTCCGGATCTCATCAGCGATGATGTATGGGATAGTGTTTACAGTACCTATATTGACGATGCGGAGGTTAGCGACTGGCTCAAAGAGAATAATCCCTATGCATATCAGTCCATGACTGCAAGGATGCTTGAAACCGGAAGGAAGAACGGATGGGAGATGTCACAAGACACCCTGAACAATCTTATCCGGGAATATGTGGAGTCTGTAGTTGAAAATGGTGTTACATGCTGTCATCACACCTGTGGAAATGCAATGCTTGATGATTTTGTACAGGGTAACATGCAGGCAGCAGGAGTAAGCCTTGAAACACAGAAAGCATACAAGCAAATGATTTTTGAGGCAACTCTTAGGGAAGATGATGACCTGGTACAGCAACAGTTTGATGCCAGTTCATTAAAAACAGCAGATAGCTCTCTAAACTCAGTCCAGAGAGCTATGGCCAGTGGTTCTTCTAACCAGACCACAACGTCTGAATCAGGTGGTGCTGCACTCAATTCTGCAAAGCCGGTTGATGATGCTCCAAAGTCAACTTCTGATAATTATGTTGAAGGCTATGAGATGACACAGGAATCGGTGAATAATCCCGATAGTACAAGCAGTCTTTCATTCTCAAGCTCTGACATCATTGCATCAGTATTCGTTGTAGGAACTGTCGGAGCCATATATCTGGGATTCTGGAGGAGAAGGAAATTCTAA
- a CDS encoding DUF2149 domain-containing protein, giving the protein MKGRRRYRRTGLINNEDEQNPLTGVANLFDIAMVFSVALLVALVMSYQMPELLSPTEDITLVKNPGQKDMQIIIKEEGKPIEVLNMTDQIGGGQGEALGTAYKLADGRVVYVPEDEDGTEEVETTTSD; this is encoded by the coding sequence GTGAAAGGGAGGAGAAGGTACAGGCGAACTGGACTCATAAACAACGAGGATGAACAGAACCCCTTGACAGGGGTTGCCAACCTTTTTGATATTGCCATGGTTTTCTCAGTTGCATTACTTGTAGCACTTGTTATGTCCTACCAGATGCCTGAGCTTCTCAGTCCTACAGAGGACATAACTCTTGTGAAAAACCCTGGTCAAAAGGATATGCAGATCATAATTAAAGAAGAAGGCAAGCCCATTGAGGTTCTGAACATGACCGATCAGATTGGTGGCGGTCAGGGTGAAGCACTGGGAACTGCTTACAAACTTGCTGACGGAAGAGTTGTTTACGTACCTGAAGACGAGGATGGTACGGAGGAGGTAGAAACTACTACTTCCGATTAA